GTCAATAATATGTAATTATTGAGTTGCTAAtgaaatttttgttattatatcaTTTGGCAGGAGGAATTGAAACAGGATCAATCACCGAAATTTATGGCGAGTTTCGTTCTGGAAAGACTCAGCTATGTCATACACTTTGTGTCACATGCCAAGtatgatttttagttctttCACTTGATAAACTGTATCTACATACTATACATTGTAGCTAAACCCATCTGATGCTTTCCCAGCTTCCATTAGACCAAGGAGGGGGTGAAGGGAAAGCAATGTATATTGATGCTGAGGGCACATTCAGGCCACAGAGACTTCTACAGATTGCAGAGAGGTATGTCAGGCTTTTCTTATAGAAGACGTGGCTTACTATAAATTGGGATTTACTTGTAGTTATGGGCTTTACTTGCAGGTTTGGGTTGAATGGTGCTGATGTATTGGAAAATGTTGCTTACGCAAGAGCATATAATACTGATCATCAATCTAGACTTTTGCTTGAAGCAGCATCAATGATGGTGGAAACAAGGTTTTTCTTGTCCTAGAATTGGTTGTGTTGCTTCTTATTCATTTCCAACTTTGCAGCTTGATATACATCTTTATGATTTGTGATGTAATGACCTGTATTCAGTGGTTGTGTTcgtcaatatttacttttttttttgtgcgtATTTCGTGCATCATGCCAACCTATGTGGCATTTAGGTGCTATTTTGTTATTCCTAAATCTTACCTGTCATTAACCTTGTCTTCAAAGTTTCAATAATCTTTTGAtatggaaaattttaaaactagtCCTTGATTCTGTTataagtgtttttaaatttagatgTTTGCTATGTTACTTGGGCTCtttattttgcttcacgtacccgagTCCTATCCTTGATGCTCgaacattggtatggcacttagacacttcattgtaggcgtaaaattgaatatgtaGACGTAttcgacacttggacacgtaccaatATCCGATATCAATactgagtccaagtaacataggatGTTTGACATGAATGACCTGCACCACCCTTGACTATCTCATGGTCACACCTTTGCTTAATTGTTTGCAAATTTGAAGAACTGATGATGTCATTTTTGCTGATTAAACTCTGCTTGATTATGGATGCAAATTTTGATGCTTATacttatatgaattttacttgCAGGTTTGCTCTTATGATAGTAGACAGTGCCACAGCGCTCTACAGGACAGACTTCTCAGGAAGAGGAGAGTTATCAGCCAGGCAAATGCACCTTGCTAAGTTCCTTAGGAGCCTTCAGAAGTTGGCAGATGAGGTACCAATCATGCAAATTTTGACATTTATCTCCTCAACCAAAACTGATTTTAGCACTGAGATGTCGTGAACTAGCATATGAGATAGCCAAGTTCTTGCGGAAAGGGCTTGGCTTTCTGAGTTATGACATTGAAGTCACAAGATCAGGTCCCACTAATGGCACATCGGGACCCCCTCATAAATGGCTTACATTCGAGGGATTCATAGCTGTCAGAACCTTTCTACACACATACCCTTAGAGTATACTCCTATGCATTTTGAAAAATGAGGATACAATTGTGCGTTGAATCGTTATTTATCAACGGAAATTTGTCTGTATGACTTGGTTTGCAGTTTGGTGTTGCTGTCGTGATCACGAATCAAGTGGTTGCTCAAGTGGATGGTTCAGCAGTGTTCGCTGGTCCTCAAATTAAACCCATCGGTGGGAATATAATGGCTCATGCTTCCACAACTAGGTCAGTGAATCTCGACTTCAATTATTTTTTGGCCATGAATGAGATATATTAATCACTTCGTGCTGAGCTCCTTGCACTCCATCTCTACAGACTAGCTCTTAGAAAGGGAAGAGGGGAAG
The sequence above is drawn from the Amaranthus tricolor cultivar Red isolate AtriRed21 chromosome 5, ASM2621246v1, whole genome shotgun sequence genome and encodes:
- the LOC130813870 gene encoding DNA repair protein RAD51 homolog; protein product: MEQQQRNSKVIAQESEDVEDIQHGPFPVEQLQASGIAAMDVKKLKDAGLCTVEAVAYSPRKELLQIKGISDAKVDKIIEAASKLVPLGFTSATQLHAQRLEIIQITSGSRELDKVLEGGIETGSITEIYGEFRSGKTQLCHTLCVTCQLPLDQGGGEGKAMYIDAEGTFRPQRLLQIAERFGLNGADVLENVAYARAYNTDHQSRLLLEAASMMVETRFALMIVDSATALYRTDFSGRGELSARQMHLAKFLRSLQKLADEFGVAVVITNQVVAQVDGSAVFAGPQIKPIGGNIMAHASTTRLALRKGRGEERVCKVISSPCLAEAEARFQISAEGVTDVKD